A single genomic interval of Agromyces cerinus harbors:
- a CDS encoding ABC transporter ATP-binding protein has protein sequence MASTVLQFHDVSVVRDGNTILDSVNWSVDSDERWVILGPNGAGKTTLLQIAAAAMHPTSGTADVLQEALGKVDVFELRPMIGFASTAMARKIPRNETVIDVVLTAAYSVTGRWNEEYEAIDLRRAQRVLSEWGLEGFADRRFGSLSDGEQKRVQIARSVMTDPELLLLDEPAASLDLGAREELVSLLGGYAASSASPAIVMVTHHVEEIPVGFTHALLLQKGGIVTAGPLAESLTAENLSKTFDMTIELTETDGRYAARAV, from the coding sequence ATGGCGAGCACGGTTCTGCAGTTCCACGATGTGTCGGTGGTCCGCGATGGCAACACGATCCTCGACTCCGTCAACTGGAGCGTGGACTCCGACGAGCGCTGGGTCATCCTCGGGCCGAACGGCGCGGGCAAGACGACGCTGCTGCAGATCGCAGCCGCGGCGATGCACCCGACGTCGGGCACGGCCGACGTGCTGCAGGAGGCGCTCGGCAAGGTCGACGTGTTCGAACTGCGCCCCATGATCGGCTTCGCTTCGACGGCGATGGCCCGCAAGATCCCGCGCAACGAGACCGTGATCGACGTCGTGCTCACCGCGGCGTACTCGGTCACCGGTCGCTGGAACGAGGAGTACGAGGCGATCGACCTGCGTCGTGCGCAGCGCGTGCTCTCGGAGTGGGGCCTCGAGGGCTTCGCCGACCGCCGCTTCGGCAGCCTCTCCGACGGCGAGCAGAAGCGCGTGCAGATCGCCCGATCGGTCATGACCGACCCCGAGCTGCTGCTGCTCGACGAGCCGGCCGCGAGCCTCGACCTCGGTGCCCGCGAAGAGCTCGTCTCGCTCCTCGGCGGCTATGCCGCGTCGTCGGCGTCGCCCGCGATCGTGATGGTCACCCACCACGTCGAAGAGATCCCCGTCGGCTTCACGCACGCCCTGCTGCTGCAGAAGGGCGGCATCGTCACCGCGGGTCCGCTCGCGGAGTCGCTCACGGCCGAGAATCTCTCGAAGACCTTCGACATGACGATCGAACTGACCGAAACCGACGGTCGATACGCGGCTCGCGCCGTGTGA
- a CDS encoding type B 50S ribosomal protein L31 gives MKTDIHPEYNAIVFRDLASGATFLTRSTAKSDKTIELDGETYPVIDVEISSESHPFYTGKQRIMDSAGRVEKFNQRFKNFGA, from the coding sequence ATGAAGACCGACATCCACCCCGAGTACAACGCGATCGTCTTCCGCGACCTCGCTTCGGGCGCCACGTTCCTCACCCGCTCGACGGCGAAGAGCGACAAGACGATCGAGCTCGACGGCGAGACCTACCCCGTCATCGACGTCGAGATCTCGTCGGAGTCGCACCCGTTCTACACGGGCAAGCAGCGCATCATGGACTCGGCCGGTCGCGTCGAGAAGTTCAACCAGCGCTTCAAGAACTTCGGCGCGTAA
- a CDS encoding GNAT family N-acetyltransferase: MPGPSRKRKRKRRSTPPALTLPAAVTGDGIVLRAFRDDDVETVREASRDPLIPDVTTVPRNADRRGALAYIARQHRRLRSGAGYSFAIADADDRAIGQIGLWPVRDDPGRASIGYWIVESERGHGHASAALRALGEWAWSLPSLERLELFVEPWNTGSWKAAETAGFEREGLLRSWRVIRSERRDLFVYSRIRVPGEPNAGSAHRPGA, encoded by the coding sequence ATGCCGGGACCATCGCGCAAGCGCAAGCGCAAGCGCAGGAGCACGCCACCTGCGCTCACGCTGCCCGCCGCAGTGACCGGTGACGGCATCGTGCTCCGCGCGTTCCGCGACGATGACGTCGAGACGGTGCGCGAGGCCTCACGAGACCCGCTGATCCCCGATGTCACGACCGTGCCGCGGAACGCCGACCGCCGCGGCGCCCTCGCCTACATCGCACGCCAGCATCGGCGCCTGAGGTCGGGCGCGGGCTACTCGTTCGCGATCGCCGACGCCGACGATCGCGCCATCGGCCAGATCGGGCTCTGGCCCGTGCGCGACGACCCGGGGCGCGCCAGCATCGGCTACTGGATCGTCGAGTCGGAGCGCGGCCACGGCCATGCATCCGCGGCGCTTCGTGCGCTCGGCGAGTGGGCGTGGAGCCTGCCATCGCTCGAGCGTCTCGAGCTGTTCGTCGAGCCCTGGAACACGGGCTCCTGGAAGGCCGCGGAGACGGCCGGGTTCGAGCGCGAGGGGCTGCTCAGATCGTGGCGCGTGATCCGCTCCGAGCGACGGGACCTCTTCGTCTACTCGCGGATTCGCGTGCCGGGGGAGCCGAATGCCGGCTCAGCGCACCGGCCAGGCGCCTGA
- a CDS encoding exonuclease domain-containing protein gives MDLLGGHWADTLAVFDLETTGIDVDTCRIVTAHVGVIGASGEVLEQREWLVDPGVEIPTAASLIHGVSTERARLEGQPAPGAVAEIIGALTDAAARGLPIVAYNAAYDLTILDREASRYGVTPLPTPGAVIDPLVIDKAVDKYRRGKRTLSATAEHYGVVLDDAHDAGADAVAAGRVAQAIARTFPELAATAVAELHARQVDWSREQAESYQAWRRKNGEPEFTTSGAWPVR, from the coding sequence ATGGATCTTCTGGGTGGCCACTGGGCCGACACTCTCGCCGTCTTCGATCTCGAGACGACGGGCATCGACGTCGACACCTGTCGCATCGTCACGGCCCATGTCGGCGTCATCGGCGCCTCGGGCGAGGTCCTCGAGCAGCGTGAGTGGCTCGTCGACCCCGGGGTCGAGATCCCCACCGCGGCGTCGCTCATCCACGGCGTCAGCACCGAACGCGCCCGGCTCGAGGGGCAGCCGGCTCCCGGCGCGGTCGCCGAGATCATCGGCGCATTGACGGATGCCGCGGCGCGGGGCCTGCCGATCGTCGCGTACAACGCCGCCTACGACCTCACGATCCTCGACCGCGAGGCATCGCGGTACGGCGTCACTCCCCTGCCCACGCCAGGTGCCGTCATCGACCCCCTCGTCATCGACAAGGCCGTCGACAAGTACCGCCGAGGCAAGCGCACGCTCTCCGCGACCGCCGAGCACTACGGCGTCGTGCTCGACGACGCCCACGACGCCGGTGCCGACGCCGTGGCCGCCGGCCGCGTCGCCCAGGCCATCGCCCGCACCTTCCCCGAACTCGCCGCGACCGCCGTCGCCGAGCTGCACGCTCGCCAGGTCGACTGGAGCCGCGAGCAGGCAGAGAGCTACCAGGCGTGGCGCCGCAAGAACGGCGAGCCCGAGTTCACCACCTCAGGCGCCTGGCCGGTGCGCTGA
- a CDS encoding alpha/beta fold hydrolase, which translates to MITSPYAEQLARIPVRAHRVDVDGTETAWWEYGEADAPVLVLVHGFRGDHHGLEPVVAQLPGFRIISPDLPGFGESATFAGRPHDIEAYADWLGAFIDAIGITGPYALLGHSFGSIVSSAAVAAGLAPERLVLVNPIGAPALEGPRGIMTRLAVLYYRTAAALPERAGFALLRNGVVVRVMSVTMAKTRSKSLRRFIHDQHDQYFSAFADRDAVLEAFQASVSNDVSEYAADIAVPTLLVAAERDDVTPIAAQHRLVTLFPDATLEVIPEVGHLIHYETPGDAASRILTFLGAGARA; encoded by the coding sequence ATGATCACCTCTCCGTACGCCGAGCAACTCGCTCGCATCCCCGTGCGAGCGCACCGCGTCGACGTCGACGGCACCGAGACGGCCTGGTGGGAGTACGGCGAAGCCGACGCCCCCGTGCTCGTGCTCGTGCACGGCTTCCGCGGCGATCACCACGGCCTCGAACCCGTCGTCGCACAGCTGCCCGGCTTCCGCATCATCTCGCCCGACCTGCCCGGCTTCGGCGAGTCGGCGACCTTCGCCGGTCGCCCGCACGACATCGAGGCCTATGCCGACTGGCTCGGCGCCTTCATCGACGCCATCGGCATCACAGGTCCCTACGCCCTGCTCGGCCACTCGTTCGGCTCGATCGTGTCGTCGGCCGCGGTCGCCGCCGGACTCGCCCCCGAGCGCCTCGTGCTCGTCAATCCCATCGGCGCGCCGGCGCTCGAGGGCCCCCGAGGCATCATGACCCGGCTCGCGGTCCTCTACTACCGCACCGCCGCCGCGCTGCCCGAGCGCGCCGGGTTCGCACTGCTGCGCAACGGTGTCGTCGTGCGGGTCATGAGCGTGACGATGGCCAAGACCCGGTCGAAGTCGCTCCGCCGCTTCATCCACGACCAGCACGACCAGTACTTCTCGGCGTTCGCCGACCGCGACGCCGTGCTCGAGGCGTTCCAGGCCTCCGTCAGCAACGACGTCAGCGAGTACGCCGCCGACATCGCGGTGCCGACGCTCCTCGTCGCCGCCGAGCGTGACGACGTCACCCCGATCGCGGCGCAGCACCGACTCGTCACCCTCTTCCCCGACGCGACGCTCGAGGTGATCCCCGAGGTCGGCCACCTCATCCACTACGAGACGCCCGGCGACGCCGCGTCCCGCATCCTGACGTTCCTCGGCGCCGGGGCGCGCGCGTGA
- a CDS encoding glycosyltransferase family 4 protein, whose amino-acid sequence MRIVVDCRYTRIGQHDGISRFTAGIVTELGKRHPLTMLVSDHRQLAMLPELPWQLVSSPTSIREPLVALQVKRLRPDVVFTPMQTMGSWGRDYKLLLTLHDLIYYENRTPPRDLPAPLRLLWRLYHLAWWPQRMLLNRADQVVTVSETTAGLIHEHHLTDRPVTVVPNAADDLGAPELPRTRPEGHRLVYMGSYMPYKNVDTLVRAVAALPDHELHLLSRISADERSRLTRLAPQARLVFHDGVSDSAYAELLSGATALVHASKAEGFGIPLVEAMRLGTPVVVSDIPIFREIGGDAAVYFDPENPESLVAALWSLEREGEWERRSEAGVGVAARYNWAASADRLLALMLSTVAGNRRRRRRRVG is encoded by the coding sequence GTGAGGATCGTCGTCGACTGCCGCTACACCCGCATCGGGCAGCACGACGGCATCAGCCGGTTCACGGCGGGCATCGTGACCGAGCTCGGCAAGCGGCATCCGCTCACCATGCTCGTGAGCGACCACCGCCAGCTCGCCATGCTGCCCGAGCTGCCGTGGCAACTCGTGAGCTCGCCCACGAGCATCCGCGAGCCGCTCGTCGCCCTGCAGGTCAAGAGGTTGCGGCCCGACGTCGTCTTCACGCCGATGCAGACGATGGGCTCGTGGGGGCGCGACTACAAACTGCTGCTGACCCTGCACGACCTGATCTACTACGAGAACCGCACGCCGCCGCGCGACCTGCCGGCACCCTTGCGCCTGCTCTGGCGCCTGTACCACCTCGCCTGGTGGCCGCAGCGCATGCTGCTGAACCGCGCCGACCAAGTCGTCACCGTCTCCGAGACCACGGCGGGGCTCATCCACGAGCACCACCTCACCGACCGGCCCGTCACCGTCGTGCCGAACGCGGCCGACGACCTCGGCGCTCCGGAGCTGCCGCGCACGCGGCCAGAGGGGCACCGGCTCGTCTACATGGGCTCCTACATGCCCTACAAGAACGTCGACACGCTCGTGCGCGCCGTCGCCGCGCTGCCCGACCACGAACTGCACCTGCTCAGCCGCATCAGCGCCGATGAGCGTTCGCGGCTCACGCGACTCGCACCGCAGGCTCGGCTCGTCTTCCACGACGGCGTGAGCGATTCCGCGTACGCCGAGTTGCTCTCGGGCGCGACCGCGCTCGTGCACGCGTCGAAGGCCGAGGGCTTCGGCATCCCGCTCGTCGAGGCGATGCGGCTCGGCACGCCAGTCGTCGTCAGCGACATCCCGATCTTCCGCGAGATCGGCGGCGACGCCGCCGTCTACTTCGACCCCGAGAACCCCGAGTCGCTCGTCGCGGCGCTCTGGTCGCTCGAACGCGAGGGGGAGTGGGAGCGGCGATCCGAGGCGGGCGTGGGCGTGGCCGCCCGCTACAACTGGGCGGCGTCGGCCGACCGCCTACTCGCGCTCATGCTGTCGACGGTGGCGGGCAATCGCCGGCGCCGGCGCCGACGGGTCGGCTGA
- a CDS encoding histidine phosphatase family protein yields the protein MTDASTDPTRTDSVLIALVRHGETEWNRQRRIQGTTDIPLNDTGRLQAAQTGEQLASEQWDAVYGTTLSRAAETAQIIARRLELPEPELLADLAERAHGVLEGLDHAGRAAVEAQAATIEGLEPRSTVIARSTAALAGIAAAHPGGSVVVVSHGGVIHSLMLHLSDWTLPGAGYAVANGSVHLVRFEAGELALVEPEALTGTDA from the coding sequence ATGACGGATGCCTCCACCGACCCCACCCGCACCGACTCGGTGCTCATCGCACTCGTGCGTCACGGCGAGACGGAGTGGAACCGGCAGCGGCGCATCCAGGGCACGACCGACATCCCGTTGAACGACACCGGTCGGCTCCAGGCTGCGCAGACCGGCGAGCAGCTCGCGAGCGAGCAATGGGATGCCGTCTACGGCACGACGCTCTCGCGCGCCGCGGAGACGGCTCAGATCATCGCTCGACGACTCGAGCTGCCCGAGCCCGAGCTCCTGGCCGATCTCGCCGAACGCGCCCACGGCGTGCTCGAAGGACTCGACCATGCAGGGCGGGCAGCGGTCGAGGCGCAGGCGGCGACCATCGAGGGCCTCGAGCCGCGCTCGACCGTGATCGCCCGATCGACCGCGGCGCTCGCCGGGATCGCCGCGGCGCACCCCGGCGGCTCGGTCGTCGTCGTCTCGCACGGCGGCGTCATCCACTCGCTGATGCTGCACCTCAGCGACTGGACCCTGCCCGGCGCCGGCTACGCGGTCGCCAACGGCTCGGTGCACCTCGTGCGCTTCGAGGCGGGCGAGCTGGCGCTCGTCGAGCCCGAGGCCCTCACGGGCACCGACGCGTAA